The following coding sequences are from one Nicotiana tomentosiformis chromosome 3, ASM39032v3, whole genome shotgun sequence window:
- the LOC104099667 gene encoding polycomb group protein EMBRYONIC FLOWER 2 isoform X4, with protein sequence MLQVLRQRACISTSFTGVDGINRAQAKFFLPEMDKLSAEIRAGSLVILFVSFAELARDHLDTSSFPLNLEGHCLLGRMPMELLHLLWEKSPNLSLGERAEMLSTVDLSPCFMKTSCLDKDRHISLQYPRSSVALATIQQLQVKIAAEEAGAGEKSAYDSFSYDDIPTTSLPRIIRLRTGNVVFNYRYYNNKLQRTEVTEDFTCPLCLVKCASFKGLRYHLCSSHDLFNFEFWVNEEYQAVNVSVRSDMWRSEIVANGVDPKQQTFFFCSKPLRRRKRQDLVQNSKYVHPLVLDSEFPTSTNGINDKINGIAEAVECDPSSPNGAGVSSATGHLYPDPDSVQSVPGSTLAPPALLQFAKSRKLSVERSDPRNRALLQKRQFFHSHRAQPMALEQVLSDRDSEDEVDDDVADLEDRRMLDDFVDVTKDEKQMMHLWNSFVRKQRVLADGHIPWACEAFSKLHGDEFARAPALLWCWRLFMVKLWNHGLIDARGINNCNLILEQFQSQDNDSTRS encoded by the exons ATGCTGCAGGTGCTGAGGCA GCGGGCATGCATATCAACTTCTTTCACTGGAGTTGATGGAATAAATCGAGCTCAAGCAAAATTCTTTCTCCCTGAAATGGATAAACTTTCAGCTGAAATAAGGGCTGGCTCTCTTGTCATCCTGTTTGTCAGCTTTG CTGAACTTGCTAGAGATCATTTGGATACATCTTCATTTCCAT TGAATCTTGAAGGGCACTGCTTGTTGGGAAGAATGCCGATGGAATTACTTCATCTATTGTGGGAAAAGTCTCCCAATTTGAGTTTAGGGGAGAGAGCTGAGATGTTGTCAACTGTTGACTTGAGCCCTTGTTTTATGAAG ACAAGCTGTTTGGACAAAGACAGACATATTTCCTTGCAGTATCCCCGCAGTTCTGTGGCTCTG GCAACAATACAGCAGCTGCAAGTCAAAATAGCTGCAGAAGAAGCTGGTGCTGGAGAAAAATCAGCTTATGATTCATTCTCCTATGATGACATTCCTACGACTTCATTGCCTCGAATAATACG GTTGAGGACAGGAAATGTTGTCTTCAACTATAGGTACTATAACAACAAGTTGCAGAGAACAGAAG TGACTGAGGACTTCACATGTCCTCTCTGCTTGGTAAAATGTGCCAGCTTTAAG GGTTTGAGATATCACTTATGCTCATCTCACGATTTGTTCAACTTTGAATTTTGG GTAAATGAAGAATATCAAGCTGTAAATGTATCTGTGAGAAGTGACATGTGGAGATCTGAG ATTGTTGCTAATGGCGTTGATCCTAAGCAACAAACATTCTTCTTTTG TTCAAAGCCACTAAGACGGAGGAAACGACAGGATTTAGTTCAAAATTCAAAGTATGTGCACCCACTTGTTTTAGATTCAGAGTTCCCTACATCAACGAATGGGATCAATGACAAGATTAATG GCATTGCTGAGGCTGTAGAGTGTGATCCATCAAGTCCCAATGGTGCAGGCGTTTCCTCTGCAACTGGTCACTTGTATCCAGATCCTGACTCTGTGCAATCAGTACCAGGAAGCACCCTTGCACCCCCAGCACTGCTTCAGTTTGCCAAGTCAAGAAAGTTATCAGTTGAGCGCTCTGATCCCAGAAA TCGTGCACTCCTGCAAAAAAGGCAATTCTTTCATTCTCATAGAGCCCAG CCCATGGCACTGGAGCAAGTTTTATCAGATCGAGACAGCGAGGATGAAGTTGATGATGATGTTGCAGATCTTGAAGATCGAAGG ATGCTTGATGATTTCGTGGATGTTACCAAAGATGAGAAGCAAATGATGCATCTGTGGAACTCATTTGTTAGAAAGCAAAG GGTGTTGGCAGATGGTCACATTCCTTGGGCATGTGAGGCTTTTTCAAAGCTGCATGGTGATGAGTTCGCCCGAGCACCGGCCTTGTTGTG GTGCTGGAGATTATTCATGGTCAAACTGTGGAACCATGGTCTTATTGATGCGCGTGGAATCAACAATTGTAACCTAATACTAGAGCAATTCCAAAGCCAAGACAATGATTCTACTAGAAGCTGA
- the LOC104099667 gene encoding polycomb group protein EMBRYONIC FLOWER 2 isoform X1 produces MPGIPLVARETTHYTCYCSYSTVTDSMCRQDSATHLSAEEKIAAEESLSTYCKPVELYNILQRRAVRNPSFLQRCLQYKIQAKHKRRIQMAISVPATVNDESQVQNVFPLCVILARPVSNAAGAEAHSAVYQFRRACISTSFTGVDGINRAQAKFFLPEMDKLSAEIRAGSLVILFVSFAELARDHLDTSSFPLNLEGHCLLGRMPMELLHLLWEKSPNLSLGERAEMLSTVDLSPCFMKTSCLDKDRHISLQYPRSSVALATIQQLQVKIAAEEAGAGEKSAYDSFSYDDIPTTSLPRIIRLRTGNVVFNYRYYNNKLQRTEVTEDFTCPLCLVKCASFKGLRYHLCSSHDLFNFEFWVNEEYQAVNVSVRSDMWRSEIVANGVDPKQQTFFFCSKPLRRRKRQDLVQNSKYVHPLVLDSEFPTSTNGINDKINGIAEAVECDPSSPNGAGVSSATGHLYPDPDSVQSVPGSTLAPPALLQFAKSRKLSVERSDPRNRALLQKRQFFHSHRAQPMALEQVLSDRDSEDEVDDDVADLEDRRMLDDFVDVTKDEKQMMHLWNSFVRKQRVLADGHIPWACEAFSKLHGDEFARAPALLWCWRLFMVKLWNHGLIDARGINNCNLILEQFQSQDNDSTRS; encoded by the exons ATGCCAGGCATACCTTTAGTGGCTCGTGAAACCAC GCATTACACTTGCTACTGCAGTTACTCTACAGTTACGGACTCAATGTGCAGGCAAGATTCTGCTACACATTTGTCTGCAGAGGAGAAGATTGCTGCTGAAGAAAGCCTTTCAACTTATTGCAAACCTGTTGAACTCTACAACATTCTCCAACGCCGTGCCGTTAGAAAT CCTTCCTTCCTTCAAAGATGTTTACAATACAAAATTCAAGCAAAGCACAAAAGGAG GATTCAAATGGCAATATCTGTACCAGCAACTGTGAACGATGAATCACAGGTCCAGAATGTTTTTCCTCTGTGTGTAATTTTGGCAAGGCCAGTATCAAATGCTGCAGGTGCTGAGGCA CATTCTGCTGTCTATCAATTTAGGCGGGCATGCATATCAACTTCTTTCACTGGAGTTGATGGAATAAATCGAGCTCAAGCAAAATTCTTTCTCCCTGAAATGGATAAACTTTCAGCTGAAATAAGGGCTGGCTCTCTTGTCATCCTGTTTGTCAGCTTTG CTGAACTTGCTAGAGATCATTTGGATACATCTTCATTTCCAT TGAATCTTGAAGGGCACTGCTTGTTGGGAAGAATGCCGATGGAATTACTTCATCTATTGTGGGAAAAGTCTCCCAATTTGAGTTTAGGGGAGAGAGCTGAGATGTTGTCAACTGTTGACTTGAGCCCTTGTTTTATGAAG ACAAGCTGTTTGGACAAAGACAGACATATTTCCTTGCAGTATCCCCGCAGTTCTGTGGCTCTG GCAACAATACAGCAGCTGCAAGTCAAAATAGCTGCAGAAGAAGCTGGTGCTGGAGAAAAATCAGCTTATGATTCATTCTCCTATGATGACATTCCTACGACTTCATTGCCTCGAATAATACG GTTGAGGACAGGAAATGTTGTCTTCAACTATAGGTACTATAACAACAAGTTGCAGAGAACAGAAG TGACTGAGGACTTCACATGTCCTCTCTGCTTGGTAAAATGTGCCAGCTTTAAG GGTTTGAGATATCACTTATGCTCATCTCACGATTTGTTCAACTTTGAATTTTGG GTAAATGAAGAATATCAAGCTGTAAATGTATCTGTGAGAAGTGACATGTGGAGATCTGAG ATTGTTGCTAATGGCGTTGATCCTAAGCAACAAACATTCTTCTTTTG TTCAAAGCCACTAAGACGGAGGAAACGACAGGATTTAGTTCAAAATTCAAAGTATGTGCACCCACTTGTTTTAGATTCAGAGTTCCCTACATCAACGAATGGGATCAATGACAAGATTAATG GCATTGCTGAGGCTGTAGAGTGTGATCCATCAAGTCCCAATGGTGCAGGCGTTTCCTCTGCAACTGGTCACTTGTATCCAGATCCTGACTCTGTGCAATCAGTACCAGGAAGCACCCTTGCACCCCCAGCACTGCTTCAGTTTGCCAAGTCAAGAAAGTTATCAGTTGAGCGCTCTGATCCCAGAAA TCGTGCACTCCTGCAAAAAAGGCAATTCTTTCATTCTCATAGAGCCCAG CCCATGGCACTGGAGCAAGTTTTATCAGATCGAGACAGCGAGGATGAAGTTGATGATGATGTTGCAGATCTTGAAGATCGAAGG ATGCTTGATGATTTCGTGGATGTTACCAAAGATGAGAAGCAAATGATGCATCTGTGGAACTCATTTGTTAGAAAGCAAAG GGTGTTGGCAGATGGTCACATTCCTTGGGCATGTGAGGCTTTTTCAAAGCTGCATGGTGATGAGTTCGCCCGAGCACCGGCCTTGTTGTG GTGCTGGAGATTATTCATGGTCAAACTGTGGAACCATGGTCTTATTGATGCGCGTGGAATCAACAATTGTAACCTAATACTAGAGCAATTCCAAAGCCAAGACAATGATTCTACTAGAAGCTGA
- the LOC104099667 gene encoding polycomb group protein EMBRYONIC FLOWER 2 isoform X2 — protein sequence MCRQDSATHLSAEEKIAAEESLSTYCKPVELYNILQRRAVRNPSFLQRCLQYKIQAKHKRRIQMAISVPATVNDESQVQNVFPLCVILARPVSNAAGAEAHSAVYQFRRACISTSFTGVDGINRAQAKFFLPEMDKLSAEIRAGSLVILFVSFAELARDHLDTSSFPLNLEGHCLLGRMPMELLHLLWEKSPNLSLGERAEMLSTVDLSPCFMKTSCLDKDRHISLQYPRSSVALATIQQLQVKIAAEEAGAGEKSAYDSFSYDDIPTTSLPRIIRLRTGNVVFNYRYYNNKLQRTEVTEDFTCPLCLVKCASFKGLRYHLCSSHDLFNFEFWVNEEYQAVNVSVRSDMWRSEIVANGVDPKQQTFFFCSKPLRRRKRQDLVQNSKYVHPLVLDSEFPTSTNGINDKINGIAEAVECDPSSPNGAGVSSATGHLYPDPDSVQSVPGSTLAPPALLQFAKSRKLSVERSDPRNRALLQKRQFFHSHRAQPMALEQVLSDRDSEDEVDDDVADLEDRRMLDDFVDVTKDEKQMMHLWNSFVRKQRVLADGHIPWACEAFSKLHGDEFARAPALLWCWRLFMVKLWNHGLIDARGINNCNLILEQFQSQDNDSTRS from the exons ATGTGCAGGCAAGATTCTGCTACACATTTGTCTGCAGAGGAGAAGATTGCTGCTGAAGAAAGCCTTTCAACTTATTGCAAACCTGTTGAACTCTACAACATTCTCCAACGCCGTGCCGTTAGAAAT CCTTCCTTCCTTCAAAGATGTTTACAATACAAAATTCAAGCAAAGCACAAAAGGAG GATTCAAATGGCAATATCTGTACCAGCAACTGTGAACGATGAATCACAGGTCCAGAATGTTTTTCCTCTGTGTGTAATTTTGGCAAGGCCAGTATCAAATGCTGCAGGTGCTGAGGCA CATTCTGCTGTCTATCAATTTAGGCGGGCATGCATATCAACTTCTTTCACTGGAGTTGATGGAATAAATCGAGCTCAAGCAAAATTCTTTCTCCCTGAAATGGATAAACTTTCAGCTGAAATAAGGGCTGGCTCTCTTGTCATCCTGTTTGTCAGCTTTG CTGAACTTGCTAGAGATCATTTGGATACATCTTCATTTCCAT TGAATCTTGAAGGGCACTGCTTGTTGGGAAGAATGCCGATGGAATTACTTCATCTATTGTGGGAAAAGTCTCCCAATTTGAGTTTAGGGGAGAGAGCTGAGATGTTGTCAACTGTTGACTTGAGCCCTTGTTTTATGAAG ACAAGCTGTTTGGACAAAGACAGACATATTTCCTTGCAGTATCCCCGCAGTTCTGTGGCTCTG GCAACAATACAGCAGCTGCAAGTCAAAATAGCTGCAGAAGAAGCTGGTGCTGGAGAAAAATCAGCTTATGATTCATTCTCCTATGATGACATTCCTACGACTTCATTGCCTCGAATAATACG GTTGAGGACAGGAAATGTTGTCTTCAACTATAGGTACTATAACAACAAGTTGCAGAGAACAGAAG TGACTGAGGACTTCACATGTCCTCTCTGCTTGGTAAAATGTGCCAGCTTTAAG GGTTTGAGATATCACTTATGCTCATCTCACGATTTGTTCAACTTTGAATTTTGG GTAAATGAAGAATATCAAGCTGTAAATGTATCTGTGAGAAGTGACATGTGGAGATCTGAG ATTGTTGCTAATGGCGTTGATCCTAAGCAACAAACATTCTTCTTTTG TTCAAAGCCACTAAGACGGAGGAAACGACAGGATTTAGTTCAAAATTCAAAGTATGTGCACCCACTTGTTTTAGATTCAGAGTTCCCTACATCAACGAATGGGATCAATGACAAGATTAATG GCATTGCTGAGGCTGTAGAGTGTGATCCATCAAGTCCCAATGGTGCAGGCGTTTCCTCTGCAACTGGTCACTTGTATCCAGATCCTGACTCTGTGCAATCAGTACCAGGAAGCACCCTTGCACCCCCAGCACTGCTTCAGTTTGCCAAGTCAAGAAAGTTATCAGTTGAGCGCTCTGATCCCAGAAA TCGTGCACTCCTGCAAAAAAGGCAATTCTTTCATTCTCATAGAGCCCAG CCCATGGCACTGGAGCAAGTTTTATCAGATCGAGACAGCGAGGATGAAGTTGATGATGATGTTGCAGATCTTGAAGATCGAAGG ATGCTTGATGATTTCGTGGATGTTACCAAAGATGAGAAGCAAATGATGCATCTGTGGAACTCATTTGTTAGAAAGCAAAG GGTGTTGGCAGATGGTCACATTCCTTGGGCATGTGAGGCTTTTTCAAAGCTGCATGGTGATGAGTTCGCCCGAGCACCGGCCTTGTTGTG GTGCTGGAGATTATTCATGGTCAAACTGTGGAACCATGGTCTTATTGATGCGCGTGGAATCAACAATTGTAACCTAATACTAGAGCAATTCCAAAGCCAAGACAATGATTCTACTAGAAGCTGA
- the LOC104099667 gene encoding polycomb group protein EMBRYONIC FLOWER 2 isoform X3, which translates to MPGIPLVARETTHYTCYCSYSTVTDSMCRQDSATHLSAEEKIAAEESLSTYCKPVELYNILQRRAVRNPSFLQRCLQYKIQAKHKRRIQMAISVPATVNDESQVQNVFPLCVILARPVSNAAGAEAHSAVYQFRRACISTSFTGVDGINRAQAKFFLPEMDKLSAEIRAGSLVILFVSFAELARDHLDTSSFPLNLEGHCLLGRMPMELLHLLWEKSPNLSLGERAEMLSTVDLSPCFMKTSCLDKDRHISLQYPRSSVALATIQQLQVKIAAEEAGAGEKSAYDSFSYDDIPTTSLPRIIRLRTGNVVFNYRYYNNKLQRTEVTEDFTCPLCLVKCASFKGLRYHLCSSHDLFNFEFWVNEEYQAVNVSVRSDMWRSEIVANGVDPKQQTFFFCRALLQKRQFFHSHRAQPMALEQVLSDRDSEDEVDDDVADLEDRRMLDDFVDVTKDEKQMMHLWNSFVRKQRVLADGHIPWACEAFSKLHGDEFARAPALLWCWRLFMVKLWNHGLIDARGINNCNLILEQFQSQDNDSTRS; encoded by the exons ATGCCAGGCATACCTTTAGTGGCTCGTGAAACCAC GCATTACACTTGCTACTGCAGTTACTCTACAGTTACGGACTCAATGTGCAGGCAAGATTCTGCTACACATTTGTCTGCAGAGGAGAAGATTGCTGCTGAAGAAAGCCTTTCAACTTATTGCAAACCTGTTGAACTCTACAACATTCTCCAACGCCGTGCCGTTAGAAAT CCTTCCTTCCTTCAAAGATGTTTACAATACAAAATTCAAGCAAAGCACAAAAGGAG GATTCAAATGGCAATATCTGTACCAGCAACTGTGAACGATGAATCACAGGTCCAGAATGTTTTTCCTCTGTGTGTAATTTTGGCAAGGCCAGTATCAAATGCTGCAGGTGCTGAGGCA CATTCTGCTGTCTATCAATTTAGGCGGGCATGCATATCAACTTCTTTCACTGGAGTTGATGGAATAAATCGAGCTCAAGCAAAATTCTTTCTCCCTGAAATGGATAAACTTTCAGCTGAAATAAGGGCTGGCTCTCTTGTCATCCTGTTTGTCAGCTTTG CTGAACTTGCTAGAGATCATTTGGATACATCTTCATTTCCAT TGAATCTTGAAGGGCACTGCTTGTTGGGAAGAATGCCGATGGAATTACTTCATCTATTGTGGGAAAAGTCTCCCAATTTGAGTTTAGGGGAGAGAGCTGAGATGTTGTCAACTGTTGACTTGAGCCCTTGTTTTATGAAG ACAAGCTGTTTGGACAAAGACAGACATATTTCCTTGCAGTATCCCCGCAGTTCTGTGGCTCTG GCAACAATACAGCAGCTGCAAGTCAAAATAGCTGCAGAAGAAGCTGGTGCTGGAGAAAAATCAGCTTATGATTCATTCTCCTATGATGACATTCCTACGACTTCATTGCCTCGAATAATACG GTTGAGGACAGGAAATGTTGTCTTCAACTATAGGTACTATAACAACAAGTTGCAGAGAACAGAAG TGACTGAGGACTTCACATGTCCTCTCTGCTTGGTAAAATGTGCCAGCTTTAAG GGTTTGAGATATCACTTATGCTCATCTCACGATTTGTTCAACTTTGAATTTTGG GTAAATGAAGAATATCAAGCTGTAAATGTATCTGTGAGAAGTGACATGTGGAGATCTGAG ATTGTTGCTAATGGCGTTGATCCTAAGCAACAAACATTCTTCTTTTG TCGTGCACTCCTGCAAAAAAGGCAATTCTTTCATTCTCATAGAGCCCAG CCCATGGCACTGGAGCAAGTTTTATCAGATCGAGACAGCGAGGATGAAGTTGATGATGATGTTGCAGATCTTGAAGATCGAAGG ATGCTTGATGATTTCGTGGATGTTACCAAAGATGAGAAGCAAATGATGCATCTGTGGAACTCATTTGTTAGAAAGCAAAG GGTGTTGGCAGATGGTCACATTCCTTGGGCATGTGAGGCTTTTTCAAAGCTGCATGGTGATGAGTTCGCCCGAGCACCGGCCTTGTTGTG GTGCTGGAGATTATTCATGGTCAAACTGTGGAACCATGGTCTTATTGATGCGCGTGGAATCAACAATTGTAACCTAATACTAGAGCAATTCCAAAGCCAAGACAATGATTCTACTAGAAGCTGA